DNA from Pseudomonas putida:
CTTTTAAGTATTCAATAACTAACCGTCGATGACAATGATGAGGAAGGTGCTCACTACATAGCAGGCAAGCCCCATCCAATGCAGATGGAGACAGTGCTTTTTCAATGCGTCGCTTTGACATCAGCTCCATAAACCTATCAGCATATTCATCCCAGCCAATCTCTTTCTGCTGATAGGGTTTTAGTATATTTTTGGTGGGAGCCAAGTCAGGTTCATAAACATACTCAATACCGCAAAGCTCGTTCAAAAAGTACTTCAGATCATCTTTCTTCGCAAACCCCGACAACTGCGAGACGTTATTCAATCTAACATCTATCAGTTTTTTACTACCAGATAGTTTTAACAGCGAGAAAAAACGCTCAGCTTTCTTTTCTGTGAATCCAATTGTTAAAACCTTCATTGAACACTCCAGTCAGAAAACTGCCGCTATGAGTTTGTATGCATAACCATCAGTATGAAGCAGACCAAGGCTAATGGTTAGATATTTGACGGTATCCTTATACTCACCATCTTCAAAATTAGCATATTTCTTATGCCACTGCACATCCTTGATCCACAGACGATACGAGACGCCATTGTATACAAACTCACCACGAAATTTCTTCTTCCCAGAATCCGAGTCAGTTTCAACAGTCGTCGTGAGATTTTCGACACTGATCAGATAGAGGGATGGGGTCGGATGAGTCAGTCGCCCCCATGTACTCGATCATTAAGCCCATGCTTAGTAGGCTCACACCCTTTCAACCATAACCCATCGGGGGCGTCAACAATACGATCCAACACATCCACAGCGTATTTCTTTTCGAGCCTCCACCGCGTGGACCCAACAAAGTGGTTCTCTGCCTGGAAGCAAGAATTATCCTTTCCGTCAAACTCTATACGAATCAGGTCAAGTTTGACTGCATAGAAGCCGTCTGGATACTTGCGCTGCTCCAGGGTGATCGCCGATTTCGGCCCAGTGCTCACTGGCCGCACCCAAGATCCAACGCCTTGACCGGGAATGATTTCCTTACCCGCAACGCAAAAACCACCAGGCTTTTGCGAACACGCAAGACACAGCAACAATTTGGTATAGGGCATGAGTCCGTCCTTGGTGGTGGCTATTCAATCTCAGTCTACATGATCTTAGAATGCCATCACACCACCCAACCAAATCCCCGTGGTGCCCGCCGCAACGACGGAGCACGTTGCGCCAAATATCAGCAATGGCGGGCCGCCAAGAACACCTACCCAGCGTGGACCAAGTAGTACAACAGAGTAGTACAACGCAGAAACGAAAAAGCCCCGCAGACGTTAATCTGCGGGGCTTCATCTTGTATGGCGGAGAGATAGGGATTTGAACCCTAGGTACCCGCGAAGGTACAACGGATTTCGAATCCGTCCCGTTCGACCACTCCGGCATCTCTCCAGTGGCGCGCATCATACCAGCGATTTCGCGAAAGGCAAACCCTTCTTTGAAAAAAATCCGCGTGGTATCAGGCGCTTGCGTGAACGTGTCGCTTAGAGCGGCACGCCCAGACGCTTGGCCACTTCCTCGTAAGCTTCGATCACATCACCGAGGCCCTGGCGGAAGCGGTCCTTGTCCATCTTCTTGCGGGTTTCCTTGTCCCACAGACGGCAGCCGTCCGGGCTGAACTCGTCACCCAGGACGATCTGGCCGTGGAAGACACCGAACTCCAGCTTGAAGTCCACCAGCAGCAGGCCAGCGTCATCGAACAGCTTGCTCAGCACTTCATTGACCTTCAGCGACAGCTGCTTCATGGTCGCCAGTTGCTCGGCGGTACCCCAGCCGAAGGCAACAACGTGGGATTCGTTGATGAAGGGGTCGCCCTTCTCGTCGTTCTTCAGGAACAGTTCGAAGGTCGACGGCTCCAGCTTGATACCTTCTTCGACGCCCAGGCGCTTGACGAGGCTGCCGGCAGCATAGTTACGCACCACGCATTCGACCGGGATCATGTCCAGCTTCTTGACCAGGCACTCGTTGTCGCCGAGCAGCTTGTCGAACTGGGTAGGAATGCCGGCTTCTTCCAGCTTTTGCATGATGAAGGCGTTGAACTTGTTGTTCACCATGCCTTTGCGATCGAGCTGTTCGATACGCTTGCCGTCGAACGCCGAAGTGTCGTTACGGAACAGCAGGATCAAGCGGTCGGCGTCGTCGGTCTTGTAAACCGATTTGGCCTTGCCGCGGTAGAGTTCTTCGCGTTTTTCCATGATGGGCTCCGCTTGCTAGAGTGGATGGGCTAGGCGATTTCGCGCCAGTCGAGCCCATGATCCTGATTCGCCACCTGGAGCCAGTCCGGGTCGCACCCCAAGGTGTCGACGAAACACTGGCGGGCCAGTTGTGGCCGGTTGTTCTTGCTGCTGAGGTGGGCCAGCACCAGGTGTTGCAAGTGTTTCCAGCCCAGCTCGGCCACCAGGCTCGCGGCCTGGTGGTTGTTCAAATGTCCCTGGCTGCCGCCAACCCTGAGTTTCAGGAAGTGCGGGTAATGCCCGCGCGCCAACATGTCGCGACAGTGGTTGGCTTCGATCAGCAGGGCATCCAGGCCTTGGTAGCGTTCCAGCAGGTGCATGTCGTAGGAGCCGAGGTCGGTGAGCATGCCGAAACGTCGGCGCCCATCGCTGAGCACATACTGCAGCGGCTCGAGCGCATCATGTTCGACCCGCGCTGCGGTCACTTCCAAAGCGCCGATACGCAGGCTGTCACCACACCGGAGCAGACCGCTGGCCTCCACCGGTTTGCGCATGCCACGCAAGGTCCCCTGGCTGAGATAGACCGGTACATTGTAGCGCCGTGCCAGCAACCCCACCCCATGCACATGGTCGGCATGTTCGTGGGTCACCAGCACGGCGCTCAGCTGTGCCGCGGACACCCCGAGCAGCGCCAGGCGCCGCTCGGTTTCTCGCAGGGAAAAGCCGCAATCGACCAGGATGAGCGTGTCACCACTGGCGATCAGCGTGCCGTTTCCCTGGCTTCCGCTTCCAAGTACCGCGAAACGCACTTAGCCCAGGTGGTCCTGAATCATGCTCAGCACGCGGCGGGCCACATCGGCCGGTGCCACGGTGTTGATGTTTTTCTCGACGGTGACCTGCACGCTTTCGCCAACCTTGCTCAGACGGACCTGATAACGCTCGGCGCGCGCTTCACGCTCTTCCTTGCTCGGCTCGCTGCCGAACAGGCGACCGAAGAAGCCAGGCTGGTCCTGCTTGTCGTCGGGCTTCTCGGACAGGTTGATGTAGTACAGGCCGAGGCTACGGTTGATGTCCTCGACACGCCATTCGCCCTGCTCCAGGGCGCGGCCCACGCTGGACCAGGCGCGATCCAGGTCGGCGCCCAAGTAAAGCACCGGGTTGCCGCTGCCATCTTCGGCCAGGCTGACGCGGCTTGGCGCGTCGAAATCACGGGCGGCGAGCAGCGAGACCGAACCGCCCTTCTCGGCGCTGCGGTTCATGCTGGCCAGCATTTCGTCGACCAACAGCGCATCGGCACCGGTGTTGGTGGAGCTGGACGGGAAATCTGGCTCGGTGGTGCTGCCGGCCGGACGCTCGACGCTGACGATGTACACCTCGGAGGTGTTGCGCTGCACGCCTGGCTCCATGCGTACACGGACACGCACTTCGCTGTCCGGGCTGCTGGAGGCGCTGGCAAGACGCTGGCCCAGGGACGCGGAGAGTTCGTCGAAACGCTGCCAGGTGGTGTTGAACTCACCAGTCTGCGGACGCTCCTCGGCGATGCGGAAGCCATTGTCCTCGAAGAACTGGCGCGCCACCGGCCAGACTTCCGCCGGCGAACGCTGGGCCAGCACCCAGCGGCTGCTGCCGCTGCGCTGGAGGGTGAAATCGCTGGCCTCAGCCGTGGCGGTCAGCGGCTGTGGACGGGGCACCTCGAACTCGCCAGTGGCACGATCGTCGGCGACGTTACGCGGGATAGGCAGCAGCGGATCCAGGCGCTTGGGGTTGCTGGCGTCCGGCGGCAACTGCATCGGCGCGGTCGGGTGCGCCTGTAGGTAATCGCTGCCGCGGTCGCGGAAATAGCCATCCTCGCCCCACAGCCAGCCGCAACCGCTGGTGCTGGAAATGATCAGGGCAAGGGTGGAAAGACCAGCCAGTCGCTTCATGCGGGGTACTTCCTCGATTAAACCAGTACGCCGGACTGGCGCAGGGCCGCACGGACTTTTTCGTGGCAGCCTTCGCTCAGCCAGGTGAGCGGCAGACGGATGCCTTTTTGCATCAGGCCCATTTCCACCAGCGCCCACTTCACAGGAATCGGGTTGGCTTCGCAGAACAGGTCCTTGTGCAGCGGCATGAGTTTTTCGTTGATTGCGCGGGCCTTCTCGGCATTGCCCTCAAGGGCGGCCTCGCACAGATCGGCCATTTCGCGCGGGGCGACGTTGGCAGTGACGGAGATGTTGCCCTTGCCGCCCATCAGGATCAGCTCGACGGCGGTCGGGTCGTCGCCGGACAGGACGATGAAGTCTTTGTCGACGCCATCGAGGATGGCCTTGGCGCGCACCAGGTCGCCGGTGGCTTCCTTGATGCCGATGATGTTCTTGACCTTCGACAGGCGGATCACGGTCTCGGCCTGCATGTCGCAGGAGGTGCGGCCGGGTACGTTGTAGAGGATCTGCGGGATGTCGACGGCTTCGGCAATGTGCTTGAAGTGCTGATACAGGCCTTCTTGGGTCGGCTTGTTGTAGTACGGCACGACGAGCAGGCAGGCGTCGGCGCCTGCGTTCTTCGCGTTCTGGGTCAGGTGGACGGCTTCGGCAGTGGAGTTGGCACCGGTACCGGCGATGACCGGGACGCGGTGGCTGCTGCGCTTGACGCGCTCGACCACGTGCTTGATGACCAGGATATGCTCTTCGACATCCAGCGTGGCGGACTCACCGGTGGTGCCGACAGCGACGATCGCGTGAGTGCCTTTTTCCAGGTGGAAGTCTACAAGTTTGTCGAGGCTGTCCCAGTCAAGACGCCCTTGTGCATCCATGGGAGTGACCAATGCCACCATACTGCCCGCAATCATGTAACTGCTCCTGCCGGAAAAAGAGAGCGGTAATGGTACTGGCGCCATCGGCCTTGCACAAGCGAAGCAGGCGGGCGGAGCATTCCCCTTCGCGCTGCTTTTCGCTACCCTTCTCCCTTTGATCGGCGCAGCGTGGCCCGCCGGGCCGTCGACAATGCTCCGCGCCAGCGTCCACGACCTCGAATCCGAGCCCGGGGCCCTGCCGACAGGAGGCTTATGCCTGTCCTGTGCCGACCGCTCATCGCTTTAGGAATGCTGCATGTCCACCCCCACTGTCCGCGAACAATTCCTTGTCATCAGTGCCTTGGGTCCCAACCCCATGGAGCTGGCCAACGTTCTCAGCCGCGCTGCCTTCGACAATCGCTGCGCGGTGATCACTTCGCGCCTGACCCGCCATGGCGAGACCAGTGCCCTGGTCTTGCAGGTCGGTGGCAGCTGGGATGCCCTGGCGCGCCTGGAGGCGGTACTGCCGGGCCTGGGCAAGAAACACGGCCTGACCCTCGATGTGGTGCGCAGCGCCGACCAGGAAGTGCGCCCCCAGGCCCTGCCCTACGTGGCCTATGTCAGCGCCGCCTATCGCCCGGATATCGTCAGCGAGCTGTGCCAGTTCTTCCTCGACCACCGCGTCGAACTCGAGAGCATGACCTGCGACACCTACCTGGCCCCACAGACCGGCAGCAGCATGCTCAACGCCCAGTTCACCGTGATCCTGCCGGCCGGCACCCAGATCAGCTGGTTGCGTGACCAGTTCCTGGACTTCGCCGATGCCCTGAACCTGGATGCGCTGATCGAACCCTGGCGCCCACAGAACCCCATGTAAGGAAGCCCCCATGGCCGTAGCACTCGACCAATCCGTCGCCAACTTCCAGGCCCAGGCCACCAGCGGCCAGTCCGTGAGCCTCGCCAGCCTCAAGGGCCAGCAGGTGGTGCTGTACTTCTACCCCAAGGACAGCACCCCGGGCTGCACCACCGAAGGCCAAGGTTTCCGCGACCAGCACGAGGCCTTCCGCGCCGCCAACACGGTTGTGTTCGGCGTCTCTCGCGATGGCATCAAGTCCCACGAGAACTTCAAGGCCAAGCAAGGCTTTCCATTCGAGCTGATCAGCGACAAGGACGAGGCGCTCTGCCAGCTGTTCGACGTGATCAAGCTCAAGAAGCTGTACGGCAAGGAATACATGGGCGTGGACCGCAGCACCTTCCTGATCGACAAGGACGGTGTGCTGCGTCAGGAGTGGCGCGGCGTGAAGGTGCCCGGGCATGTGGATGCCGTCCTGGCAGCTGCCCAGGCGCTGAACAAAGCCTGATATCACGCGGCAAACCCGCCCCCCACAGGGGCGACGTCGCCCTCATGGGCCACAGAGCACCTGTAGGAGCGGGTATGCCCGCGAAGAAGCAAGCGCTTAAAGCATGGGCGCCACTGAAGGCTCTTGCCTTGGCCACGCATCGAGCACGGCCTTGAACAGGGTCGCCAGCGGGATCGCGAAGAAGATTCCCCAGAAGCCCCACAACCCGCCAAACAGCAGCACCGCGCAAATGATCGCCACCGGGTGCAGACTGACCGCCTCGGAGAACAGCAGCGGCACCAGCACGTTGCCATCGAGCGCCTGGATGATCGCGTACACCGCCATCAGGTAGATGAACTGGTCGCCCCAGCCCCACTGGAACAACGCGATCAAGGTCACCGGCACGGTCACCACCACCGCCCCCACATAGGGCACCACCACCGACAGCCCCACCAGCAAGGCCAACAGAGCCGCATAGTTGAGCCCCAGGCTGATGAAGGCGATGTACGTGGCGATGCCGCAGATCAGAATCTCGATACCCTTGCCGCGGATGTAGTTGGCAATCTGTCGATTCATCTCATCGCCCACACGATTGAGCAGAGAGCGCTGGCGCGGCAGGTAGCCACCGACCCAACGGGCGATCAGCTCGCGATCCTTGAGGAAGAAGAACACCAGGATCGGCACCAACACCAGGTAGATCATGGCGTTGACCAGCAGCGGCAGGCTCGACAAGGAGAACGTCAGCGCCCACTGGCCGAACTTGCCGATCTCGCCACGCACCGACTCGATAGCGCGCAGTACCTGCTCATCGGAGACCAGGTGCGGATAACGCTCCGGCAGCAACAGCAGCAGCGACTGCCATTTGCCCAGCATGCCCGGCAGCTCGTTGAACAGCGTGATCAACTGGTGCCATAGCAGCGGTACCAGCACCAGCAGGAACACCGCCAGCGCCCCCATGAACAGCGCGAACACCAGCCACACCGCCAGCCGTGAGGGAACACGCAGACGCTCCAGGGCATTGACCAGGCCCTGCATGAGAAAGGCCAGGACCATGCCCGCCAGCACCGGCGCAAGCATGCCACCCAGGGTCAGCACCGCAGTGAAAGCCAGGAACAGCAAGACCGCCAGCACCACCGCCTCCTCGTCGGAGAAGTAGCGCTGCATCCAGTCGCGAAGCACTTTGAACATTGACGATCCTTGGAATAAGACTCAGGCCTTGCGCAACCAGTAGGTGTAGACGCCGGCCTCGGCGGTTTCACGAAGCAGCGTATGACCGGCGAGCTGGGCAAAAGTGCGGAAGTCGCGCTGGGAACCGGCGTCGGTGGCGATCACCTTGAGTACCGCGCCGCTGGCCAGCCGATTGAGCTCCATCTTTGCCTTGAGCAAGGGCAAGGGGCAATTGAGCCCACTGGCATCGAGTTCGGCATCGCAGGTGGGGGTGTCGATCATCCGGGTATCTCCTGGCGGGGCATCAGCATTGCAGACAAGTTCGCTAGGATAACGCCACTGGTCGCCAACGTGTGAGCCAGCTACAGTAACGTTCTTTGATCGATGCGAGCTTCATGCATGAATCTACTGCGCCCCACCCTGTTGACGCTGGCCTGCCTGATGGCCCTTCCCGGTCATGCCGACGACCTGCCGTCACTGGGCGACGCCAGTTCCGCGATCGTCTCGCCGCAGCAAGAGCACCAACTGGGCCGGGCCTGGCTGAGCCTGCTGCGCGGCCAGGTCAACCAGTTGAACGATCCGCAACTCCAAGACTACGTCGAGACCAGCGTCTACAAGCTGGCCGAAACCAGCCAACTGCAGGACCGGCGCCTGGAGTTCATCCTCATCGACAGCCGTGAGCTCAACGCCTTCGCCGCCCCCGGCGGGATCGTCGGGGTCAACGGCGGCCTGTTCCTCAACGCCCAGACCGAAGGCGAGTACGCCTCGGTCCTGGCCCACGAACTGGCGCACTTGTCCCAGCGCCACTTCGCCCGGGGCGTCGAGGCTCAACAGCGCATGCAACTGCCCATGATGGCCGCGCTGCTGGCTGGTATCGTGCTGGCGGCCGGTGGCGGCGGCGATGCCGGCATCGGCGTGATCGCCGGCACCCAGGCCGCAGCGATCCAGGAACAGCGCCGCTTCTCCCGACAGAACGAACAGGAAGCCGACCGCATCGGTATCCTCAACCTGGAAAAAGCCGGTTACGACCCACGCAACATGCCCAGCATGTTCGAACGCCTGGCCCGCCAGTATCGCTATGACGCCAAGCCACCGGAGTTCCTGCTGACCCACCCGGTTACCGAATCGCGTATCGCCGACACCCGCAACCGCGCCGAACAAGCGCCCAAGGGCGGCGTCGAGGACAGCGCGCGCTACCAACTGATCCGCGCCCGCGTGGCGCTGATCTACGAAGGCACGCCAGGCCTGGCGGCCAAGCGCTTCCGTGCCCAGCTAGACGAAGACCCCACCCTCGATGCCGCACGCTATGGCCTGGCCATCGCCCAGATCAAGGGCGGCCAGCTCAACGAAGCGCGGGCCAACCTGCAGCCGCTGCTGGCCAAGGCGCCCAACGACATCACCTACAATTTGGCGCAGATCGACCTGGACATCACCAACAACCGCCTGGCCGACGCCCAGCAGCGGGCCGAGCGCCTGCGCGCGCTGTACCCGAGCAGCTACCCGTTGCAACAGATACGAGCCGACCTTCTGATCAAGCAGAATCGCCCCGCCGAGGCGGAAAAGGTATTGGATGATCTGATCAAACGCCGACCGGACGATCCGGACGTGTGGTACGACGTCGCCGAGGTGCGCGGACTGTCAGGCAACACCATTGGCCTGCACCGGGCACGCGCCGAGTACTTCACCTTGGTCGGCGACTTCGACCAGGCCATCCAGCAACTGGATTACGCCAAGCGCCGCGCAGGCAGCAACTTCCCGCTGGCCTCGCAGATCGATCAGCGCCAGCGCGAGATCATGGAGCAGCAGCGGATGGTCAAGGAGATGATGGGACGCTAAGGCCCAAGGGGCGCTTTGCGCCCCTTGGCAATGCAGGTCAGGCGTTACCAGAAAGCTTCAAGCGCGCCGCCTGGGTGAAATCGAGCATGCGATTGAGCGGTTTGATCGCCTTGGGCACCAGAGCAGGATCCACGAAGATCTCGTTGCTGCCCTTACGCAGGCAGTCAAGGGTGCGCTCCAGGGTGTTCATGGCCATCCACGGGCAATGGGCACAGCTACGGCAGGCCGCACCGTTACCTGCGGTCGGCGCTTCGACGAACTCTTTGTCCGGGCACAGCTGCTGCATCTTGTAGAAGATGCCACGGTCGGTGGCGACGATGAATGTCTTGTTCGGCAGCGTCTGGGCTGCCTTGATCAGCTGACTGGTGGAGCCCACCGCATCGGCCAGTTCGATCACCGCCTCCGGCGACTCTGGATGGACCAGGATCGCCGCATCCGGATACAACGCCTTCATGTCGGCCAACTGACGCGACTTGAACTCTTCATGAACGATGCAGGCGCCATCCCACAGCAGCATGTCGGCGCCTGTCTGCTTCTGGATGTAGCGCCCCAGGTGCTGGTCCGGGCCCCAGATGATGGTCTCGCCGTTGTCCATCAGGCTCTCGACGATCTCCAGCGCGCAGCTGGAGGTCACAACCCAGTCTGCCCGCGCCTTCACCGCCGCCGAGGTATTGGCATAGACCACAACGGTGCGTTCAGGATGCTGGTCGCAGAAGGCCGAGAACTCCTCGACCGGGCAACCTAGGTCGAGGGAGCAGGTCGCTTCCAGCGTCGGCATCAGCACACGCTTTTCGGGGGTGAGAATCTTGGCGGTCTCGCCCATGAAACGCACGCCTGCCACCACCACGGTACTGGCGGGATGGTTCTTGCCGAAGCGAGCCATTTCCAGGGAGTCGGACACACAGCCACCCGTCTCCTCGGCCAGCGCCTGGATCACCGGGTCGCAATAGTAATGGGCCACCAGCACGGCGTTCTGGGCCTTGAGCTCGGCAGCGATGGCCGCACGGTATTCGGCCTCCTGCTCGGGCGTCAGCGGGTTGGGCTGCTTGGCATCAAGATGGGCTTGAACCAACAGGCGTTCGGAAATCTGGGTCATGATCGCTGAACCTGCGGGCGCATGTGCGCGTCAGTCGAGTGTATCACCCGGCCCTGGCAGATCGGCTAAAGGGTGCCGGATGGCCGGGCGACCATCGCGACCCATCTGCGGGCACGGACTATTATCGGAGGCCGAAGGCTACAGACAATCGCGGCAATTCAAAAGCCTTTTTTACGCCCCAGGCCAAGGCCGACGGGGCGTCGGCAATGGCCCGGGAGAAAGCACCTCACCCTTGCGAAGACAGTGCCGCCAGATGGGCTCCCACCAGCGCACCGAACTCCTCGAGCGTCATCTTCCTGCCGTTGAAGTCGACGATGCCATCGGCATAACTCAAGCTGGAGACCACGTCGTCACCCTGCACGGTGCCCATGCCGCTCTGCAACGCCATCATGCCGACCATTTCGCCCGCCTGACGGGACTGCATCGCGATGGCCTGGGCATCGGTCTGGCCGTCAAGCAAAGCCTGCAAGGTCGCCAGATCCCCGAGCATCGGCTTGGAGACGGACAGCTTGCTTTGCAGACGGCTGACCATCTGCTCGCCCACTTGGGTCGGCGTCAGATCGAACGAGGGCGGATTGGCCAAGTCCACCGCCAGGCTGAAACGACTCTCACCATTGGCCGTCTTGAATGACAACTCCTCCAGCGCAAGCTGGGGCTTGGCTGCAAGCATCTTCTGCAAGTCCGCCTGAACCTTCACCCGCTCTTCAGGCGTCATGTCGAACGATGGCAGCGCTTCACCCTGGGCTGCGGCCTGCTGCGCTTGTGGCATATGGGTTTGGTACCAGGCGATCAACCCTTGCATCGCTGGGATGTCGATGGACTTCATGCTCCAGACCATCCGCCCGCTGCCCACCGCACGACCGGCGTAGGTGATGTCGGCGACCTTGTATTCCAGGCGACCGGACAGCTTGTCTTCACCCTCGGCGTCATAACGGTTGTTCTGCTCCAGCCCCTTGAGCAGCAGCACATCCTGCTTGTCACCCAAGGTCACCTGGGTTTCAGCCAAGGTCATGTCGAGATTGCCGACATAGATCATGTCATGCCCTGTGCCCTTCAGGTCACCGGCGACCTTGAAGCCGTTGAGCAGCACGTTGACCGGCGGCTGCTCGCCATCCACCAGGTTCAACGCCAGGCGCTCGGCCTTGCCGTCGACCCTCACTGACTTGCCCTCACGGTCACCGCGCAACAACACGCGCATGCCGGAAAATTCCAGGCTGCTGCCGTCATCTTCGCTGAACTTGACCGGCGCCAGACGGATGTCGCTGGAGACGCTGCCGTCGTAGCCCAAGCTGACCTGGCCGGAGATCGGGGATTGCTCGCCTGCGGCGGCATACCAGGACGCCGTGGCGTCGTCTTTGTCCAGTTGGCTGTTGCTGGTGGCCAGGACCGGCGCCAAATTCAGCGCCTTGATCCGCGACCAGGGGAACGGCCCATGCTCGATCCGGTCGGTCACACCCAGATCGAAGCTCAGCGGCTCGCCCTCACCGAGCCAGAGGTCCTTGGCCTTGATCCGGTAGTGCGCGGTACTGGTGAAGAAGTGCTGATCCAGCGAGACCAGCTCGAGGGTCATGCTGCCGCCGGTACCGGCGATCGCTTTCTTCAGCTGCTCGTTGCCCTTGGCAACGGAACGCTCCAGCTCTGCGGGCAATTGCTTGCCGGTGTACCACGCGCCGCCCGTGGTGACGACGGCGATGGCGACGGCCAGACCGCAGAAAATGCCTACTGATTTCTTCATGAATAAGACCGATTACTGTCCATAGGAGGCTGATACGCGGCACGCAGGGCCACGCGGGAGGCCAAGATTATCACCGCCTGAGAAAGGACGCCCGAGCGCACGATCTTTGCACCGCTGCAATGTAAACTTTTACGAACACAATAATCGACATAGCGACGATAACATTCCAAAAAACGACCACTCATCTGAATAATCCATCGATAAACCTTCATCAAAGTTACATATTGTCACGTTTCACTTGACACCATCCCGCCCTTCGTTTTTTATTTTTCCCACCCGCCCAGCGCCTCACAAACGAAGAAGAACAGCGCCGCCATCATGACCTCAGTCCGCCCCAGCCCCCACGCGCCGCCTTCGACGTTTTAAGCCCTGCCAGCCAGACACAGGCGCCCCTCGCGCCCATATCCGCTCCGACAAAAAAGGTGAACAACATGGAGCCCACCCGCTCGCCTCTGCCGTGCCTGTCGCACACCATGCCCGCGTCCCAGCCCAAGGAGCGCCGCCCGCATGCAGCCTGACCACAGCACTCACGGCAATGCCCAACTGAGAAAGTCCCTGCGTCTTTGGCATGTGGTTGTCATCGGCCTGGCTTACCTGACACCGATGACCGTGTTCGATACCTTCGGCATCGTCTCTGGGATCACTGCTGGCCATGTACCCAGCGCCTACATCCTGGCGCTGGCCGGCATCCTGTTCACCGCATTGAGCTATGGCACGCTGGTGCGTCGT
Protein-coding regions in this window:
- a CDS encoding sulfurtransferase TusA family protein, with amino-acid sequence MIDTPTCDAELDASGLNCPLPLLKAKMELNRLASGAVLKVIATDAGSQRDFRTFAQLAGHTLLRETAEAGVYTYWLRKA
- a CDS encoding dual OB domain-containing protein, which gives rise to MPYTKLLLCLACSQKPGGFCVAGKEIIPGQGVGSWVRPVSTGPKSAITLEQRKYPDGFYAVKLDLIRIEFDGKDNSCFQAENHFVGSTRWRLEKKYAVDVLDRIVDAPDGLWLKGCEPTKHGLNDRVHGGD
- a CDS encoding MBL fold metallo-hydrolase codes for the protein MRFAVLGSGSQGNGTLIASGDTLILVDCGFSLRETERRLALLGVSAAQLSAVLVTHEHADHVHGVGLLARRYNVPVYLSQGTLRGMRKPVEASGLLRCGDSLRIGALEVTAARVEHDALEPLQYVLSDGRRRFGMLTDLGSYDMHLLERYQGLDALLIEANHCRDMLARGHYPHFLKLRVGGSQGHLNNHQAASLVAELGWKHLQHLVLAHLSSKNNRPQLARQCFVDTLGCDPDWLQVANQDHGLDWREIA
- the dapA gene encoding 4-hydroxy-tetrahydrodipicolinate synthase, translating into MIAGSMVALVTPMDAQGRLDWDSLDKLVDFHLEKGTHAIVAVGTTGESATLDVEEHILVIKHVVERVKRSSHRVPVIAGTGANSTAEAVHLTQNAKNAGADACLLVVPYYNKPTQEGLYQHFKHIAEAVDIPQILYNVPGRTSCDMQAETVIRLSKVKNIIGIKEATGDLVRAKAILDGVDKDFIVLSGDDPTAVELILMGGKGNISVTANVAPREMADLCEAALEGNAEKARAINEKLMPLHKDLFCEANPIPVKWALVEMGLMQKGIRLPLTWLSEGCHEKVRAALRQSGVLV
- a CDS encoding glycine cleavage system protein R; the protein is MSTPTVREQFLVISALGPNPMELANVLSRAAFDNRCAVITSRLTRHGETSALVLQVGGSWDALARLEAVLPGLGKKHGLTLDVVRSADQEVRPQALPYVAYVSAAYRPDIVSELCQFFLDHRVELESMTCDTYLAPQTGSSMLNAQFTVILPAGTQISWLRDQFLDFADALNLDALIEPWRPQNPM
- the purC gene encoding phosphoribosylaminoimidazolesuccinocarboxamide synthase encodes the protein MEKREELYRGKAKSVYKTDDADRLILLFRNDTSAFDGKRIEQLDRKGMVNNKFNAFIMQKLEEAGIPTQFDKLLGDNECLVKKLDMIPVECVVRNYAAGSLVKRLGVEEGIKLEPSTFELFLKNDEKGDPFINESHVVAFGWGTAEQLATMKQLSLKVNEVLSKLFDDAGLLLVDFKLEFGVFHGQIVLGDEFSPDGCRLWDKETRKKMDKDRFRQGLGDVIEAYEEVAKRLGVPL
- a CDS encoding DUF488 domain-containing protein, which encodes MKVLTIGFTEKKAERFFSLLKLSGSKKLIDVRLNNVSQLSGFAKKDDLKYFLNELCGIEYVYEPDLAPTKNILKPYQQKEIGWDEYADRFMELMSKRRIEKALSPSALDGACLLCSEHLPHHCHRRLVIEYLKDQWPDIDLQVQHLT
- a CDS encoding AI-2E family transporter — translated: MFKVLRDWMQRYFSDEEAVVLAVLLFLAFTAVLTLGGMLAPVLAGMVLAFLMQGLVNALERLRVPSRLAVWLVFALFMGALAVFLLVLVPLLWHQLITLFNELPGMLGKWQSLLLLLPERYPHLVSDEQVLRAIESVRGEIGKFGQWALTFSLSSLPLLVNAMIYLVLVPILVFFFLKDRELIARWVGGYLPRQRSLLNRVGDEMNRQIANYIRGKGIEILICGIATYIAFISLGLNYAALLALLVGLSVVVPYVGAVVVTVPVTLIALFQWGWGDQFIYLMAVYAIIQALDGNVLVPLLFSEAVSLHPVAIICAVLLFGGLWGFWGIFFAIPLATLFKAVLDAWPRQEPSVAPML
- a CDS encoding peroxiredoxin → MAVALDQSVANFQAQATSGQSVSLASLKGQQVVLYFYPKDSTPGCTTEGQGFRDQHEAFRAANTVVFGVSRDGIKSHENFKAKQGFPFELISDKDEALCQLFDVIKLKKLYGKEYMGVDRSTFLIDKDGVLRQEWRGVKVPGHVDAVLAAAQALNKA
- a CDS encoding dual OB domain-containing protein, producing the protein MTHPTPSLYLISVENLTTTVETDSDSGKKKFRGEFVYNGVSYRLWIKDVQWHKKYANFEDGEYKDTVKYLTISLGLLHTDGYAYKLIAAVF
- the bamC gene encoding outer membrane protein assembly factor BamC, which gives rise to MKRLAGLSTLALIISSTSGCGWLWGEDGYFRDRGSDYLQAHPTAPMQLPPDASNPKRLDPLLPIPRNVADDRATGEFEVPRPQPLTATAEASDFTLQRSGSSRWVLAQRSPAEVWPVARQFFEDNGFRIAEERPQTGEFNTTWQRFDELSASLGQRLASASSSPDSEVRVRVRMEPGVQRNTSEVYIVSVERPAGSTTEPDFPSSSTNTGADALLVDEMLASMNRSAEKGGSVSLLAARDFDAPSRVSLAEDGSGNPVLYLGADLDRAWSSVGRALEQGEWRVEDINRSLGLYYINLSEKPDDKQDQPGFFGRLFGSEPSKEEREARAERYQVRLSKVGESVQVTVEKNINTVAPADVARRVLSMIQDHLG